One genomic region from Nocardia vinacea encodes:
- the eccD gene encoding type VII secretion integral membrane protein EccD, translating to MTEPLSSGTRAAEPELCRVSVIGGNTQLDVGLPATVPIATFIGDLVALIESRNPDVVEGDDGGTPLHTEHWTLARLGRDAIAPSRSLCEAEVFDGELLVLRSVTAKESPALFDDVIDAVSRLTSVDFRGWSPTAARWTGLVAAVSAVLLAVGLLAAGRAHGGALAAPFLATGVAIIAAVAAGIAARKYADQLTATWLSLCALLLFFGGAALFVPGDLGSPHLLLGCSVTLVAAAVIYRATATGAALTASAVTVALFGGFAALVRMIWNFDLPKISAAILVVAITLISAVPRLAAVAARLPIPPVPTAGGAIDPADHEPRPTIEGIGAIGATALPSAAGLGERARAANQYQTGMLIACAIAAVVGAFGAADPLGSARWQGITLAVIAAVIIGLRGRCFADLVQAGALIAGGCVIVIGLITGLALGNSDLLLLAGVLLLAFAAGVLAFGVIGPHLEVTPVTRRAMEITEYLLIIAVIPLVLWIMGVYSMARNI from the coding sequence TTGACCGAACCGTTGAGCAGCGGCACCCGCGCCGCCGAACCTGAACTGTGCCGAGTCTCCGTCATCGGGGGAAATACCCAGCTCGATGTCGGGCTTCCGGCGACCGTGCCTATCGCCACATTTATCGGTGATCTCGTCGCCCTGATCGAATCGCGCAATCCCGATGTGGTGGAGGGCGACGACGGCGGTACCCCACTGCATACCGAACACTGGACCCTGGCCCGGCTGGGCCGTGACGCCATCGCACCGAGCCGCAGCCTCTGCGAGGCCGAGGTGTTCGACGGCGAGCTGCTGGTGCTGCGCTCGGTCACCGCGAAGGAATCGCCCGCGCTCTTCGACGATGTCATCGATGCGGTATCCCGGCTCACCAGTGTCGATTTCCGCGGCTGGTCGCCCACCGCGGCCCGTTGGACCGGTCTGGTCGCCGCGGTGTCGGCGGTGCTGCTCGCGGTGGGGCTGCTCGCCGCTGGGCGTGCGCACGGCGGCGCTCTGGCCGCGCCCTTCCTCGCGACCGGTGTCGCCATCATCGCTGCCGTCGCGGCGGGTATCGCGGCGCGTAAGTACGCGGATCAATTGACGGCTACCTGGTTGTCACTGTGTGCGCTGCTGTTGTTCTTCGGCGGCGCAGCACTATTCGTGCCAGGCGATCTCGGCAGTCCGCATCTGCTGCTCGGCTGTTCGGTCACCTTGGTGGCCGCGGCGGTGATCTATCGCGCCACCGCGACCGGTGCCGCGCTCACCGCGTCCGCGGTGACCGTCGCACTGTTCGGCGGATTCGCCGCACTCGTGCGGATGATCTGGAATTTCGACCTGCCCAAGATCTCCGCCGCCATCCTGGTGGTGGCCATCACACTGATCTCCGCGGTGCCGCGGCTTGCGGCGGTGGCTGCCCGGCTGCCGATCCCGCCGGTGCCGACCGCGGGTGGCGCGATCGATCCGGCCGATCACGAACCACGCCCCACCATCGAAGGTATCGGCGCGATCGGCGCGACGGCACTGCCCTCGGCCGCCGGACTCGGTGAGCGGGCCAGGGCCGCCAACCAGTACCAGACCGGTATGCTCATCGCCTGCGCCATTGCCGCGGTCGTCGGTGCGTTCGGCGCCGCTGATCCGCTGGGATCCGCACGCTGGCAAGGGATTACGCTCGCCGTCATCGCAGCGGTGATCATCGGTCTGCGCGGCCGTTGTTTCGCCGACCTGGTGCAGGCCGGTGCGCTGATCGCGGGCGGCTGCGTCATCGTCATCGGTCTGATCACCGGACTGGCCCTCGGCAATTCGGATCTGCTGCTGCTCGCGGGCGTGCTGCTGCTGGCCTTCGCTGCGGGGGTGCTGGCGTTCGGAGTGATCGGTCCGCACCTCGAGGTGACGCCGGTGACCCGACGAGCCATGGAAATCACCGAATATCTGCTGATCATCGCGGTGATCCCACTGGTGCTGTGGATCATGGGAGTGTATTCGATGGCCAGGAACATATGA
- the mycP gene encoding type VII secretion-associated serine protease mycosin, with protein sequence MTARASEPGWRRGTGIVCAAAVLGASMLGWSAPAGAVPPPTIDSGALGPAQALSGRPAPLEPTEQKVVCAELSLIGGPPAEPPLPQRVLDLPAAWQFSRGAGQKIAVIDTGVNRHPRLPTLQAGGDYVSESDGTVDCDGHGTLVAGIIAARPSPDDAFVGVAPDAEILTIRQLSTHYERKDRAGGDQPPDAMVPSGYGSVLGLAASVVRAVDMGATVINISEVSCSAAGTDTADVPLGAAVKYAYDHNVVVVAAAGNVENGGACEKQNDDDGWDSVQTIASPAWFQPYVLTVASIDPNGAPSALSLHGPWVGAAAIGRNIVSLDNKPGGTGLVNGAVTQEGTGTIQGTSFAAPYVAGLAALVRSRFPELTAGQVIDRITRTAQAPGPGRDDRVGHGLIDPLAALTAQLPDNPVSVGADTPRVMAAPVHPAGPDPLPRRIAIIGSVTCLIVLGLGAALSIPFRRARGSADLESEVVEQ encoded by the coding sequence ATGACTGCTCGGGCGAGCGAGCCCGGCTGGCGGCGCGGAACCGGAATCGTCTGCGCTGCAGCGGTTCTCGGTGCATCGATGCTCGGTTGGTCTGCTCCGGCCGGTGCGGTCCCGCCACCGACTATCGACTCGGGCGCACTCGGGCCCGCGCAGGCGCTCAGCGGTCGGCCCGCGCCCTTGGAGCCGACCGAGCAAAAGGTCGTCTGCGCCGAACTGTCGCTCATCGGTGGTCCACCCGCGGAACCGCCGCTGCCGCAGCGTGTGCTCGACCTGCCCGCGGCTTGGCAATTCAGTCGCGGTGCGGGACAAAAGATTGCGGTCATCGACACCGGCGTGAACCGGCATCCGCGACTGCCCACACTGCAAGCCGGTGGCGACTATGTTTCCGAGAGTGACGGCACCGTTGATTGCGACGGCCACGGCACCCTCGTCGCCGGCATTATCGCCGCGCGCCCGAGCCCGGACGATGCCTTCGTCGGCGTCGCGCCCGACGCCGAGATCCTCACCATCCGCCAATTGAGCACGCACTATGAGCGCAAGGATCGCGCGGGCGGCGATCAGCCGCCGGATGCCATGGTGCCCTCCGGCTACGGCAGTGTGCTCGGCTTGGCAGCCTCGGTGGTGCGCGCCGTCGATATGGGTGCCACGGTTATCAATATTTCCGAAGTCTCTTGCAGCGCAGCCGGAACCGACACCGCCGACGTTCCGCTCGGTGCCGCGGTGAAGTACGCCTACGACCACAACGTCGTGGTAGTCGCTGCAGCGGGCAATGTGGAGAACGGCGGCGCATGCGAGAAGCAGAACGACGATGACGGCTGGGACAGCGTGCAGACCATCGCCAGTCCCGCGTGGTTCCAGCCCTACGTCCTGACCGTGGCCTCCATCGATCCGAACGGCGCGCCCTCGGCGCTTTCGCTGCACGGGCCGTGGGTCGGCGCCGCCGCCATCGGGCGCAATATCGTCTCGCTCGACAATAAGCCGGGCGGTACCGGACTGGTCAACGGCGCGGTCACCCAGGAGGGCACCGGAACCATCCAGGGCACCAGTTTCGCCGCACCCTATGTCGCCGGGCTCGCCGCACTGGTCCGCTCCCGTTTCCCGGAACTTACCGCCGGACAGGTGATCGATCGAATCACCCGCACCGCACAAGCGCCCGGCCCGGGCCGCGACGATCGGGTCGGCCACGGCCTGATCGATCCACTGGCCGCACTCACCGCACAACTCCCGGATAACCCGGTCAGCGTCGGCGCCGATACCCCGCGTGTCATGGCGGCCCCGGTCCATCCTGCGGGACCCGATCCGCTGCCGCGACGTATCGCGATCATCGGCTCGGTCACCTGTCTGATCGTGCTGGGACTCGGTGCGGCGCTGTCGATTCCGTTCCGGCGCGCTCGCGGTTCCGCCGATCTCGAGTCCGAAGTAGTAGAGCAGTAG
- the eccCa gene encoding type VII secretion protein EccCa, which translates to MATEGFVRRPRIAPPRAPGGEVALNSPPEIQRALPGPLIMKLMPVIMVVAVVGMIAMMVMMGRNLLANPFMMMFPMMMLMSMGGMMLGMRGNGPKGAGELNEERKDYFRYLDQMRKNVRRTGNKQLESLIWSHPEPIDLPSVVGTRRMWERRPNDPDFGHVRVGVGSHRLATKLARPETGPLEDLEPVSTVALRRFVRTHSVVHQLPTAVSLRAFPAINISGDPEEARMLARAMLMELTAFHGPDHVAVAIVCADPDGPAWEWAKWLPHLQHPTVRDGMGSARMMYGSLAELETALASELLERGRFMRNPQPTQGRLHLVVIVDDGYVNGTERLISESGLDSVTVLDLTAPENGLAARRGLQLVVSDGAVSAKSAAGTEKFATADEVSTAESASFARSLARFRIATAAQIVSLGDDTRADPGLMALLKIPDAAQIEPSRVWRPRTARERLRVPIGVTPDGTPVEIDIKESAESGMGPHGLCIGATGSGKSEFLRTLVLSMVTTHSPDALNLVLVDFKGGATFLGLDSLPHVAAVITNLEEELSMVDRMKDALAGEMNRRQELLRAAGNFANVTDYEKARAAGVALDPLPALFVIVDEFSELLSQKPDFADLFVMIGRLGRSLHVHLLLASQRLEENKLRGLDSHLSYRIGLRTFSANESRAVLGITDAYHLPGIPGSGYLKSDADDPLRFNATYVSGPYVSPSGSRQVDGRVVGGQSPTVFTAGPVEAEKRPEPARMELPDLPPPPGAEPEAEELGGGVPETLLEVVVKRLTGHGRPAHEVWLPPLDESPTVDMLLPDPDWRSPVNRHGQLWMPIGIIDKPYEQRRDVLTIQLAGAQGNVAVVGGPQSGKSTTIRTIVMAAAATHSPQQVQFYCLDFGGGSLAGLSGLPHVGSVAGRLDGDRVRRTVAELTTLMRQREERFAELGIESMVEFRRRKYSQMEARLINGTEADPNDPLAADQFGDVFLVIDGWQAMREEFDAVEPQITAIAAQGLSYGIHLIIGAARWGEIRPNVKDQIGTRIELRLGDPTDSEMGRRTAALVPVGRPGRGLTADELHMLIALPRLDSDSDPQTLAEGAAQARDQMQQLYPGRRAPEVRMLPLRISRDEVVAIARKHEVELGPTKVLVGLGENELDPFVLDFGQEPHFMAFADVECGKTTLLRNIAMGITENATPEQAKIILIDYRRSLLGVVDEAHLGGYSTSSQTCGPMVSELARYMSKRIPGSDITPQQLRERSWWTGPEIYLLIDDYDMITAGINPLLPLLEYLPQARDIGLHVIVTRRTGGVSRALYDNVLGGMKNLSVDALIMSGPKDEGKLIGDVRPMKLPPGRGILVSRNRGQEMVQIAYLPPL; encoded by the coding sequence ATGGCTACCGAAGGTTTCGTGCGCCGCCCCCGCATCGCCCCGCCACGCGCACCGGGTGGTGAGGTGGCGTTGAATTCACCGCCGGAAATCCAGCGGGCCCTGCCGGGACCGCTGATCATGAAGTTGATGCCGGTGATCATGGTGGTCGCCGTCGTCGGCATGATCGCGATGATGGTGATGATGGGTCGCAACCTGCTCGCCAACCCGTTCATGATGATGTTCCCGATGATGATGCTCATGTCGATGGGCGGCATGATGCTCGGCATGCGGGGCAACGGTCCCAAGGGTGCGGGCGAACTCAACGAGGAACGCAAGGACTACTTCCGCTACCTGGACCAGATGCGCAAGAACGTCCGCCGCACCGGCAATAAGCAGCTGGAATCGCTGATCTGGAGTCATCCGGAACCGATCGATCTGCCGTCGGTGGTCGGCACCCGCCGGATGTGGGAGCGCAGGCCGAACGATCCGGACTTCGGACATGTGCGGGTCGGGGTGGGCAGTCATCGGTTGGCGACCAAGTTGGCGCGCCCGGAGACGGGACCGCTGGAGGATCTGGAGCCGGTCTCCACCGTGGCGTTGCGCCGTTTCGTACGAACCCATTCGGTGGTGCACCAGTTACCGACCGCGGTGTCGCTGCGCGCCTTTCCGGCCATCAATATCAGTGGCGACCCCGAGGAAGCCAGAATGCTGGCACGCGCGATGCTGATGGAGCTCACCGCATTTCACGGACCCGACCACGTCGCGGTCGCCATCGTCTGCGCCGATCCGGACGGTCCGGCCTGGGAATGGGCGAAATGGCTACCGCACCTGCAACATCCGACCGTCCGCGACGGCATGGGCTCGGCCAGGATGATGTACGGCTCGCTGGCCGAACTCGAAACCGCACTCGCCTCCGAACTGCTCGAACGCGGCCGCTTCATGCGCAATCCGCAACCGACACAGGGCCGTTTGCATCTGGTGGTCATCGTCGATGACGGCTACGTCAACGGCACCGAACGGCTGATCAGCGAATCCGGTCTGGATTCGGTCACCGTGCTCGATCTGACCGCGCCCGAGAACGGTTTGGCCGCGCGGCGCGGTCTGCAATTGGTGGTCAGTGACGGTGCGGTGAGTGCGAAAAGCGCTGCGGGAACCGAGAAGTTCGCCACTGCCGACGAGGTGAGCACGGCCGAATCCGCTTCCTTCGCCCGCAGCCTGGCCCGGTTCCGGATCGCGACGGCCGCACAGATCGTCAGCCTCGGCGACGACACCAGGGCCGATCCGGGGCTGATGGCGCTGCTGAAGATTCCGGACGCGGCGCAGATCGAACCGTCGAGGGTTTGGCGTCCGCGCACCGCGCGTGAGCGGCTGCGGGTGCCGATCGGCGTCACACCCGACGGCACCCCGGTCGAAATCGATATCAAGGAATCCGCCGAGAGCGGTATGGGTCCGCACGGATTGTGCATCGGCGCCACGGGTTCGGGTAAGTCCGAATTCCTGCGCACGCTGGTGCTTTCCATGGTGACCACACACTCGCCGGACGCGCTGAACCTGGTACTTGTCGACTTCAAGGGCGGTGCGACCTTCCTCGGCCTCGACTCGCTGCCACACGTCGCCGCGGTCATCACCAACCTCGAGGAAGAGCTCTCGATGGTGGACCGCATGAAGGACGCGCTGGCGGGTGAGATGAACCGCCGCCAGGAATTGCTGCGCGCTGCAGGCAACTTCGCCAATGTCACCGACTACGAGAAGGCGCGCGCGGCGGGCGTCGCGCTCGACCCGCTGCCCGCACTGTTCGTCATCGTCGACGAGTTCTCCGAATTGCTCTCGCAGAAGCCGGATTTCGCGGATCTGTTCGTGATGATCGGCCGCCTCGGCCGCTCACTGCACGTCCATCTGCTGCTGGCCTCGCAGCGACTCGAGGAGAACAAGCTGCGCGGACTGGACTCGCACCTGTCCTACCGAATCGGTCTGCGCACTTTCTCCGCCAACGAATCCCGCGCCGTACTCGGCATCACCGACGCCTACCATCTGCCCGGCATTCCGGGCTCCGGCTATCTCAAGAGCGATGCCGACGATCCGCTGCGGTTCAACGCGACCTATGTGTCGGGGCCGTATGTCTCACCGAGCGGCAGCCGACAGGTGGACGGCCGGGTGGTCGGCGGCCAGTCGCCCACGGTGTTCACCGCCGGACCCGTCGAGGCCGAGAAGCGGCCCGAACCGGCGCGAATGGAACTGCCAGATCTGCCGCCGCCTCCGGGTGCCGAGCCGGAAGCGGAGGAGCTTGGCGGCGGCGTTCCGGAAACGCTGCTCGAGGTTGTCGTGAAACGTCTTACCGGACACGGCCGTCCGGCGCACGAGGTGTGGTTGCCGCCGCTGGACGAATCGCCGACAGTGGATATGCTGCTGCCCGATCCGGATTGGCGCTCCCCGGTCAACCGGCACGGCCAGCTGTGGATGCCGATCGGTATCATCGACAAGCCCTACGAACAGCGCCGTGACGTGCTGACCATCCAATTGGCCGGTGCCCAAGGCAATGTCGCGGTCGTCGGCGGTCCGCAGTCGGGTAAGTCGACCACCATCCGCACGATCGTCATGGCCGCCGCGGCGACCCACAGCCCCCAACAGGTCCAGTTCTACTGCCTCGATTTCGGTGGCGGCAGCCTCGCCGGTCTATCCGGTCTGCCGCATGTCGGTTCGGTCGCGGGCCGCTTGGACGGCGATCGGGTGCGCCGCACCGTCGCCGAACTGACGACGCTGATGCGCCAGCGCGAGGAGCGCTTCGCCGAACTCGGCATCGAATCCATGGTGGAGTTCCGGCGCCGCAAGTACTCCCAGATGGAGGCCCGGCTCATCAACGGGACCGAGGCCGATCCCAACGATCCGCTCGCCGCCGACCAGTTCGGCGATGTCTTCCTGGTCATCGACGGCTGGCAGGCCATGCGCGAGGAGTTCGACGCCGTCGAACCGCAGATCACCGCCATTGCGGCACAGGGTCTTTCGTACGGCATCCACCTGATCATCGGCGCCGCGCGCTGGGGCGAGATCCGGCCCAATGTGAAGGATCAGATCGGCACCCGCATCGAGCTGCGCCTCGGCGACCCGACCGATTCCGAAATGGGCAGGCGCACAGCGGCGCTGGTGCCGGTCGGCCGTCCCGGTCGCGGCCTCACGGCCGATGAACTGCATATGCTCATCGCACTGCCCCGGTTGGATTCCGATTCCGATCCGCAAACCCTGGCCGAAGGCGCCGCCCAGGCCAGAGACCAGATGCAGCAGCTCTATCCGGGCCGACGCGCCCCCGAGGTGCGCATGCTGCCATTGCGGATCAGCCGCGACGAGGTCGTGGCGATCGCGCGCAAACACGAGGTCGAACTCGGCCCGACCAAGGTCCTCGTCGGGCTCGGCGAGAACGAATTGGATCCGTTCGTCCTGGATTTCGGCCAGGAGCCGCACTTCATGGCCTTCGCCGACGTCGAATGCGGCAAGACGACGCTGCTGCGCAATATCGCCATGGGCATCACCGAAAACGCGACACCGGAGCAAGCCAAGATCATCCTGATCGACTATCGCCGCAGCCTGCTCGGCGTGGTCGACGAGGCCCATCTCGGCGGCTATTCCACCTCATCGCAGACCTGCGGACCGATGGTCAGCGAACTCGCCCGCTACATGTCCAAGCGCATCCCGGGCTCCGACATCACCCCGCAGCAACTGCGCGAGCGCAGTTGGTGGACCGGACCCGAAATCTATTTGCTTATCGACGATTACGACATGATCACCGCGGGCATCAATCCGCTGCTGCCACTGCTGGAGTACCTGCCGCAGGCCCGCGATATCGGTCTGCACGTGATCGTCACCCGACGCACCGGCGGCGTTTCGCGCGCGCTCTACGACAACGTGCTCGGCGGTATGAAGAACCTCTCCGTCGACGCGCTGATCATGAGCGGCCCCAAGGACGAGGGCAAGCTGATCGGCGATGTCCGTCCGATGAAGCTGCCGCCCGGGCGCGGCATCCTGGTGTCGCGCAACCGCGGTCAGGAGATGGTGCAGATCGCCTATCTGCCGCCGCTGTGA
- a CDS encoding GNAT family N-acetyltransferase produces the protein MNTIRRAALRDLGTICRLRIQRTAWLTARGSDQWTVASRGLPIEIFAQAVGEALDAGETWIAEVAGEPAGTITVNDRSDPGLWSPWELADAVVVHFMIVDLRFAGQRVGHRLLAHAASLARQRQRHWVRLDAWTTNTDLHDYYHREGFHLVRIAGPAASGPSCALFQRRSDSWTFEPMTSMLTHVPQPIPEPAPEAHSGGR, from the coding sequence ATGAATACCATCCGCCGGGCAGCCCTGCGTGATCTCGGCACCATATGTCGACTCCGGATCCAGCGCACCGCCTGGCTCACCGCGCGCGGCTCCGATCAGTGGACCGTCGCAAGCCGCGGCCTGCCGATCGAGATCTTCGCGCAGGCGGTCGGCGAAGCGCTGGACGCGGGCGAAACCTGGATTGCCGAGGTAGCGGGGGAACCGGCCGGGACAATCACCGTCAACGACCGCTCGGACCCGGGGTTATGGTCGCCGTGGGAACTAGCCGACGCGGTGGTCGTGCATTTCATGATCGTCGACCTCCGCTTCGCCGGTCAGCGCGTCGGCCATCGCCTGTTGGCCCACGCCGCATCGCTTGCGCGCCAACGACAACGCCACTGGGTCCGACTAGACGCCTGGACAACCAATACCGATCTGCACGACTACTACCACAGGGAAGGCTTCCATCTGGTCAGGATCGCGGGCCCGGCCGCCTCGGGACCGTCCTGTGCGCTGTTCCAACGCCGTTCCGACAGCTGGACCTTCGAGCCGATGACATCGATGCTGACCCATGTGCCGCAGCCGATTCCGGAGCCGGCGCCCGAGGCTCACAGCGGCGGCAGATAG
- a CDS encoding GntR family transcriptional regulator, whose amino-acid sequence MADGPTYLRIADLLREEIRAGKWNPGDRLPSHNELADQMQVSITTARNAIQVLVAENLVYTATSRGTIVRNQEVLESVVTDHIRPDRPQSAHDIFEEIARAAHREPTKEFSAKMEPANPEVAHWLGVPEDSWVLARTVVQFLDNEPWSWEVSFYPRDLAEATGIDSPHDIPEGTTRRLADRGHAETAHRDTLVARPASAEEAIVLGVATGTILLDHLRIGANHERITRATRHRSIATRNRLAYELGDDEGSDVIRHTLGISYRPGISLP is encoded by the coding sequence ATGGCGGACGGTCCGACGTATCTCCGGATCGCAGACCTCCTCCGCGAGGAGATCCGCGCAGGCAAGTGGAATCCGGGTGATCGGTTGCCCAGCCATAACGAGCTGGCCGATCAAATGCAGGTTTCGATCACTACCGCGCGCAATGCCATTCAGGTGTTGGTCGCCGAAAATCTCGTCTACACCGCTACTTCCCGTGGCACCATCGTCCGAAACCAAGAAGTCCTGGAATCGGTTGTCACCGACCATATTCGTCCGGATCGTCCGCAATCGGCCCACGATATCTTCGAAGAGATCGCGCGCGCCGCACATCGCGAACCGACCAAAGAGTTCAGCGCGAAGATGGAACCCGCGAATCCGGAGGTGGCGCACTGGCTGGGCGTGCCGGAGGATTCCTGGGTGCTGGCCAGGACGGTCGTCCAGTTCCTGGACAACGAGCCGTGGTCGTGGGAGGTCAGTTTCTATCCGCGGGACTTGGCGGAGGCTACCGGTATCGACTCGCCACACGATATTCCGGAGGGCACGACACGCCGATTGGCCGACCGCGGCCATGCCGAGACCGCACATCGCGACACGCTCGTCGCCCGCCCGGCCAGTGCGGAAGAAGCGATCGTGCTCGGCGTTGCGACCGGCACCATTCTGCTGGATCATCTACGCATCGGCGCCAACCACGAGCGCATCACGAGGGCCACCCGGCATCGGTCGATCGCGACCCGTAACCGGCTGGCGTACGAACTCGGCGACGACGAAGGCAGCGACGTCATCCGACATACGCTCGGCATCTCTTACCGGCCGGGTATCTCGTTGCCATGA
- a CDS encoding DUF4254 domain-containing protein: MALPGTPRCVDSTVQSLTPGLLPTSDLLVRACRGHRVVGGPLLWFARDLAILHEKRLVGRGGSVSTDPATILEIERRRIELVMAIDDWVARSVPQHRLGATLHTETVGSVIDRIAESSVRAHHALMTLDAHNEQLHVAWHHLAELADAYDDLVRDVLAGRRRLPEW, from the coding sequence ATGGCTCTTCCCGGCACACCCAGGTGTGTCGATTCGACGGTGCAGTCCCTGACTCCCGGACTACTTCCCACGTCGGATCTACTTGTTCGGGCGTGCCGCGGTCACCGAGTTGTCGGTGGTCCGCTGCTATGGTTCGCCCGTGACCTGGCGATTCTGCATGAGAAACGGCTCGTAGGTCGTGGCGGATCGGTATCGACCGATCCGGCGACGATCCTCGAAATCGAGCGTCGCAGAATCGAATTGGTCATGGCGATCGACGATTGGGTGGCGCGTAGCGTGCCGCAGCACCGGCTCGGCGCGACGCTACACACGGAAACCGTCGGCTCGGTCATCGACCGGATCGCGGAATCCTCGGTCCGCGCGCACCACGCGTTGATGACCCTGGATGCCCACAATGAACAGCTACACGTCGCGTGGCATCATCTGGCCGAATTGGCCGATGCCTACGACGATTTGGTACGCGATGTACTCGCCGGACGGCGGCGACTCCCGGAGTGGTGA
- a CDS encoding VOC family protein: protein MTIVETTGIHHIRLTVTDIDRSKAFYGDVLGFEIAVESPGRPEDPQVRTDPAQFYGGVVFQTNGMLFGLRPVAEPTDKFDSERVGLDHLSFTVPSVDDLTRTAARLAAAGIEHGEVTPLDGLGIAILSFSDPDGIHLELTAPL, encoded by the coding sequence ATGACGATCGTCGAAACCACCGGTATCCACCACATCCGCCTCACCGTGACCGATATCGACCGCTCCAAGGCGTTCTATGGCGACGTGCTCGGTTTCGAGATCGCGGTGGAGTCGCCGGGCCGTCCCGAGGATCCGCAGGTCCGCACCGATCCGGCCCAGTTCTACGGCGGCGTCGTATTCCAAACGAACGGAATGCTGTTCGGGCTACGCCCGGTGGCCGAACCGACCGATAAATTCGATTCCGAACGCGTCGGACTGGACCATCTCAGCTTCACCGTGCCCTCAGTCGACGATCTGACCCGCACCGCCGCCCGTTTGGCCGCGGCCGGAATCGAACACGGCGAGGTCACGCCGCTGGACGGACTCGGCATCGCGATCCTGTCCTTCAGCGATCCCGACGGTATCCACCTCGAGCTCACCGCACCGCTGTGA
- a CDS encoding GlxA family transcriptional regulator yields MDVAVFVQDGVADLGLTAVLETFATANALREELDTAPDPWRVHIVADGKQVLTAHGFRAQTTPITELPDDVGLIVVPATRVLDADGLIGVVSAPANRPVLQLMTRAYESGAHLAAACTGTFYLAEAGVLDGVVATTSWWLGPAFRRRYPRIDLDESRILCRADRLTTAAASLSHIDLALALIAAQSPTLAELTARYLVVGDRRTQRDSAIPEVIARNDSLVAAFERWVRDHVADQFRIADAAHLLGVTERTLQRATQAEIGMSPRDFVHEVRLERATQLLRTTTLTIDAIAVKVGYLNAGTLRGLFRRRRGRSIAEVRASRLSW; encoded by the coding sequence ATGGATGTTGCGGTCTTCGTGCAGGACGGCGTCGCCGACCTCGGACTCACCGCCGTACTGGAGACCTTCGCGACCGCCAATGCACTGCGCGAGGAACTGGATACGGCTCCCGATCCATGGCGGGTGCACATCGTCGCCGATGGCAAACAAGTGCTTACAGCGCACGGATTCCGCGCGCAGACGACACCGATAACCGAACTGCCGGACGATGTCGGTCTGATCGTCGTCCCCGCAACGCGCGTCCTGGATGCGGATGGGCTGATCGGCGTGGTCTCCGCACCCGCGAATCGGCCGGTGCTGCAGCTGATGACGCGGGCCTATGAATCCGGCGCGCACCTCGCCGCGGCCTGCACCGGAACCTTCTACCTGGCAGAGGCGGGTGTGCTGGACGGTGTGGTGGCGACGACGAGTTGGTGGCTCGGCCCGGCCTTTCGGCGTCGATATCCGCGCATCGATTTGGACGAGAGTCGAATCCTGTGCCGGGCGGATCGGCTCACCACCGCGGCGGCCTCGCTGTCGCATATCGACCTCGCGCTGGCGCTCATCGCCGCGCAGAGTCCGACCCTGGCCGAGCTGACCGCCCGATATCTGGTGGTCGGTGATCGCCGCACACAGCGCGACTCCGCGATACCCGAGGTGATCGCCCGCAACGACTCCCTGGTCGCCGCATTCGAGCGCTGGGTGCGCGACCACGTCGCCGACCAGTTCCGCATCGCCGACGCCGCGCATCTGCTCGGCGTAACCGAACGCACGCTACAGCGCGCCACCCAAGCCGAAATCGGAATGTCGCCACGGGATTTCGTGCACGAGGTCCGGTTGGAACGCGCCACCCAACTGCTGCGCACCACGACCTTGACCATCGACGCGATAGCAGTCAAGGTCGGCTACCTGAATGCGGGCACACTGCGCGGCCTGTTCCGCCGCCGTCGCGGGCGATCCATCGCGGAGGTGCGCGCGTCCAGGTTGTCCTGGTGA